One Lacticaseibacillus rhamnosus genomic window carries:
- a CDS encoding helicase-related protein: MTDRISKSKQEAIRSRYLNSITAKILGPGSEHFVSDSSVEIISEPPRNRYITGILYPKVASKATDGVSGDDQDVDFDAESEPIVVDNTFKPSSIGLSFYCLKTSTLDFTINTSVYDTTVNPWIDLPTDLLESILNIVTDAQATEPILKISDDQKQIAYADSYAQKPISLQKQLRNLLDQLKEKPEMKDATAFLYRLYNLNYRSEKSKKAKPQIYQRRPISTKVTLDLTKPRFTTEIMKSGKPLGLSIFAKVRELPLSDNKGEVCSVTLVVQNTSKSTIFFQTQVILNATRSLKFYASEDVMDTHLDQLSKEDQKIRFEYRNKKTFAIGHGISVGWLPQAGEVQSIFTEYIPTYELSPMSFDLEGLSKDILRPDSYLFEVPKETQIQSLTKFAAKYDAWIAKRELQVPEIKMENPCYAEIANSNLRDCRICSNRIHQGIEVLRKDPAALLAFDLANEAILLQRSKNLERKMQCFRSRTYENLEDDPNTSFAWRPFQLAFILTTIDSLINERSDFRDVLDLIWISTGGGKTEAYLCAIALVVLYQRLGDADAKGVTVIMRYTLRLLTAQQFQRASSMICALEFLRQHRDDLGINEISVGLWVGGGSTPNHRKEAKMDFINLRKNHDSPNPFQVLECPWCHQKHSIIPDDTEKLVIDAWGYAPLVNDNGFDLQCQNFSCPFHEKLPIYVIDDSIYKNQPTLLFGTVDKFAQVPINEKTAALFSCSNNKTGKVYKPQLIIQDELHLISGPLGSIVGLYESSFDYILSSGASRPKYLASTATIRNSQEQVRNLFDRDVMQFPPDGLDVDDNFFVKTSKPSAGGNLYGRLYVGVMGTGKTQVTTEIRLFAALLHSIVELDLSPEEQDLFWTVVGYFNSLRELGKASTLLMDDVRDELRRLTKLEGSASSRQLNTFGNLELTSHVSSSEIVSTIEKLTHAHTSDERAVDTMIATNMLSVGIDISRLNSMIVVGQPKLTSEYIQATSRVGRDTLGLVFALYSSTKSRDRSHYEAFTSYHQSMYAQVEPSSVTPFSQPALDKALAAVLIGMLRHTNPALLSQKNASSILKFKPELARAKTFLLDRIQRNDSENLYTAKASEKLDAISEHWLQFAVLSDNTANKNLLYFAGKKDATPDTVYLLKSFDMRQAHHEAYFAMNSMRDIENSGNISIKESLTDD; encoded by the coding sequence ATGACAGATAGAATTTCAAAGTCAAAGCAAGAAGCCATTCGCAGTCGCTATCTGAATTCGATCACTGCCAAAATATTAGGACCAGGGTCTGAACATTTCGTCTCAGATTCAAGCGTCGAAATCATCTCCGAGCCTCCCCGCAATCGTTACATTACTGGTATCCTTTATCCGAAAGTAGCAAGCAAAGCAACAGATGGCGTTTCCGGAGATGACCAAGATGTCGACTTTGATGCCGAAAGCGAGCCTATCGTTGTCGATAACACTTTCAAGCCGAGTTCCATTGGCTTATCGTTTTACTGCTTGAAAACTTCCACCTTGGATTTCACGATTAACACATCGGTTTATGACACAACTGTCAATCCTTGGATTGATTTACCAACGGATCTTCTTGAGTCGATTTTAAACATTGTAACTGATGCTCAAGCAACCGAACCAATTTTGAAAATTTCTGATGACCAAAAACAAATTGCATATGCTGATAGCTATGCTCAAAAGCCGATAAGTCTCCAAAAACAGCTTAGAAACTTACTTGATCAGCTTAAAGAAAAACCGGAAATGAAAGACGCCACTGCGTTTCTTTATCGGCTTTACAATCTCAATTACCGCTCGGAAAAATCTAAGAAGGCAAAACCCCAAATTTATCAGCGTCGTCCGATTTCCACCAAGGTCACTTTAGATTTGACAAAGCCAAGATTCACTACAGAAATTATGAAATCCGGCAAACCACTGGGATTATCGATTTTTGCGAAGGTACGAGAACTTCCCCTTTCTGACAACAAAGGGGAAGTTTGCTCCGTCACGTTGGTCGTCCAGAATACTTCAAAGTCGACGATTTTTTTCCAAACCCAAGTCATCCTGAATGCAACGCGCTCACTCAAGTTCTATGCTTCCGAGGATGTCATGGATACTCACCTAGACCAGCTTAGTAAAGAAGATCAAAAAATTCGCTTTGAGTACCGCAACAAGAAAACCTTCGCTATCGGGCACGGTATTTCGGTTGGCTGGTTACCGCAAGCTGGCGAAGTTCAATCCATATTCACAGAGTATATCCCAACCTATGAACTCTCACCCATGTCTTTTGATTTGGAGGGGCTTAGTAAGGACATACTCCGCCCGGACAGTTACCTTTTTGAGGTTCCTAAAGAGACACAAATACAATCCTTGACCAAGTTTGCTGCGAAATACGACGCATGGATTGCTAAACGTGAGCTACAGGTACCTGAGATCAAAATGGAGAACCCATGTTACGCCGAGATTGCTAATAGCAACCTTCGAGACTGTCGAATCTGCAGCAACCGCATACACCAAGGTATTGAGGTCCTGCGTAAGGACCCAGCTGCTCTGCTCGCCTTCGATCTAGCTAACGAGGCTATCTTACTGCAAAGAAGTAAAAACCTCGAACGGAAGATGCAATGTTTTCGGTCTCGCACCTATGAAAATCTGGAAGACGACCCAAACACGAGTTTTGCTTGGCGCCCTTTTCAACTGGCCTTTATACTCACAACGATTGATTCACTGATAAATGAAAGAAGCGACTTCCGTGACGTTTTAGATTTGATTTGGATAAGCACTGGCGGTGGCAAAACTGAGGCATACTTGTGTGCCATTGCGTTGGTGGTTCTCTATCAGCGTCTCGGCGACGCTGATGCTAAAGGTGTCACAGTTATCATGCGCTATACATTGCGTTTGTTGACCGCACAACAATTTCAACGTGCCTCTTCAATGATCTGCGCTCTTGAATTCTTGCGTCAGCATCGTGACGATCTGGGTATCAACGAAATTAGTGTTGGTTTATGGGTTGGCGGAGGGTCAACACCCAATCATCGTAAAGAAGCAAAAATGGATTTTATTAATCTTCGGAAAAACCATGACAGCCCAAATCCGTTTCAGGTACTTGAATGTCCTTGGTGTCATCAAAAGCACAGCATTATCCCAGATGATACAGAAAAACTTGTCATAGATGCTTGGGGATACGCCCCACTAGTCAATGACAATGGTTTTGATCTCCAATGTCAAAATTTCAGTTGCCCTTTCCATGAGAAGTTGCCAATTTATGTTATTGACGATTCTATCTACAAAAATCAACCGACGCTCTTATTTGGAACCGTTGATAAGTTTGCACAAGTGCCGATCAACGAAAAGACCGCGGCCCTGTTTTCTTGCTCCAACAACAAAACGGGCAAAGTCTATAAACCACAGCTCATCATCCAGGATGAATTACACCTTATCTCTGGTCCGTTAGGTAGTATCGTCGGGCTTTATGAGAGTAGCTTCGATTACATCTTGTCTTCAGGAGCTTCACGGCCTAAATACCTCGCCTCAACAGCGACTATCAGAAATTCTCAAGAACAAGTTCGCAATCTTTTTGATCGAGATGTTATGCAGTTTCCACCGGACGGACTAGACGTTGACGACAACTTCTTCGTCAAAACAAGCAAGCCGTCTGCTGGTGGCAATCTATACGGTCGCCTATATGTTGGCGTGATGGGCACAGGCAAAACCCAAGTGACGACAGAAATTCGTCTATTTGCGGCTCTTCTTCATTCGATTGTTGAGCTTGATCTGAGTCCTGAAGAGCAGGATCTTTTCTGGACAGTCGTCGGTTATTTCAATAGCCTCAGAGAGTTAGGGAAAGCTTCCACTTTACTGATGGATGATGTGCGTGATGAGCTGCGTCGCCTCACCAAACTTGAAGGCTCCGCTTCTTCGCGGCAGCTTAATACGTTCGGTAATCTTGAGCTTACTTCACACGTTTCTAGCAGCGAAATCGTTAGCACAATTGAGAAGCTCACGCACGCGCATACCTCAGATGAACGAGCTGTCGACACCATGATTGCTACTAATATGCTCTCAGTGGGCATCGACATTTCAAGATTGAACAGCATGATCGTTGTCGGTCAGCCTAAGCTCACCTCTGAATATATCCAAGCGACCAGTCGGGTTGGCCGAGATACATTAGGTTTGGTGTTTGCACTATACAGCTCGACTAAAAGTCGCGACCGTTCTCACTATGAGGCTTTCACAAGTTATCATCAGAGTATGTACGCACAAGTAGAGCCAAGCAGCGTAACACCATTCTCCCAACCTGCCTTAGATAAGGCTTTAGCAGCTGTTTTGATTGGTATGCTACGACACACGAATCCTGCCCTCTTGTCCCAGAAAAATGCTAGCTCAATTCTTAAGTTCAAACCAGAGCTAGCACGTGCAAAAACATTTTTGCTTGATCGCATACAGCGAAACGATTCAGAAAATCTTTACACAGCTAAAGCAAGTGAAAAGCTTGATGCCATCTCTGAACACTGGTTGCAATTTGCCGTGTTAAGTGACAACACTGCAAACAAAAATCTCTTATACTTTGCGGGGAAGAAAGACGCCACACCAGATACCGTTTACCTCCTTAAAAGTTTTGATATGAGACAAGCTCATCACGAAGCTTATTTCGCGATGAACTCTATGCGCGATATAGAAAACTCTG
- the rpsD gene encoding 30S ribosomal protein S4 has product MSRYTGPRWKQSRRLGLSLSGTGKELARRPYAPGDHGANNRRKISEYGQQLREKQKLRWMYGLNERQFQNLFLRAGKIKEGTHGDNFMILLETRLDNLVFRLGLASSRPQARQLVNHGHITVDGKRLDIPSYEVQPGQVIGLRERSQNLAVVNEAIENTVSRPAYVTFDDNKKEGSLVRLPERGELEPEVDESLVVEYYNQKL; this is encoded by the coding sequence ATGTCTCGTTATACAGGTCCTCGCTGGAAGCAAAGCCGTCGTCTCGGCTTGTCCCTTTCCGGCACTGGTAAAGAATTAGCTCGTCGTCCTTATGCACCCGGTGATCACGGTGCCAACAACCGCCGTAAGATTTCCGAATACGGTCAGCAACTGCGTGAAAAGCAGAAGCTGCGTTGGATGTACGGTTTAAACGAACGCCAATTCCAGAACTTGTTCCTGCGCGCTGGTAAGATCAAAGAAGGTACCCATGGTGATAACTTCATGATCCTGCTTGAAACCCGTTTAGATAACTTGGTTTTCCGTTTGGGCTTGGCTTCCAGCCGTCCTCAAGCGCGCCAACTTGTCAACCACGGCCACATCACAGTTGATGGCAAGCGCCTTGATATTCCTTCCTATGAAGTACAGCCTGGCCAAGTGATCGGTCTTCGCGAACGCTCACAAAACCTCGCTGTTGTCAATGAAGCTATCGAGAACACGGTTTCCCGTCCAGCTTACGTAACCTTTGACGACAATAAGAAGGAAGGTTCCCTTGTTCGCTTACCAGAACGTGGCGAACTCGAACCAGAAGTTGACGAATCACTGGTTGTTGAATACTATAACCAGAAACTTTAA
- a CDS encoding GAF domain-containing protein, translated as MTTLDPIIIDQLDGLLTGETNPITVLANASALLNDSISELNWAGFYLYNGKTGQLDLGPFQGKVACMHIQPGKGVVGTSYQQNSVIRVANVHEFAGHIACDSASNAEIVVPINVNGETVAIMDIDSPKLNRFSENDEQILTQFGQTLASHLDTAALNTVY; from the coding sequence ATGACAACCCTTGATCCTATTATTATCGATCAACTTGATGGCCTACTTACAGGCGAAACCAACCCCATCACCGTACTTGCCAATGCCAGTGCACTGCTAAATGACAGCATCTCCGAGCTCAACTGGGCTGGTTTCTACCTTTATAATGGCAAAACCGGACAACTCGACCTCGGCCCTTTCCAAGGCAAAGTTGCCTGCATGCACATTCAACCGGGCAAAGGGGTCGTTGGGACCAGCTATCAGCAAAATAGCGTGATTCGCGTTGCTAACGTCCATGAATTTGCCGGTCACATCGCTTGCGATTCAGCCAGCAACGCCGAAATCGTCGTACCGATCAACGTTAATGGCGAAACCGTTGCCATCATGGACATTGACTCCCCGAAACTCAACCGTTTTAGCGAAAATGATGAACAGATCCTGACACAGTTCGGTCAAACACTCGCCAGTCACCTTGACACCGCCGCGCTAAACACGGTATACTAG